In Candidatus Margulisiibacteriota bacterium, the genomic window CCATGTCCCCGGACTGCCCAAAATCCATTAAAGAATGATCTCTACATTGCCGGAAATATCGGTTGTCTTATAGTCCGGGTTCAGGCTGATCTCCCTCTCCCAGCGGATAGTCGCATTAACATAGTCGCTGATCGAATACCGGCCTTTGAACGAATAAGTATTTTTTTCGGTCTCGACCCCCTGGCTTGATCTTGAATGCAAATAATCAAAGTCGAGCCGCAACCGGTCGGACCACCGATAGATCGCCCCGAAACCTGGCGCGAAAGTGTAGGAAACCGGCGTCGGGGAAAGATTATTGGTATTCTTACTGTAAGCCACGGCCAGTGAAAAGCTCCAAGCCTGGGTGGCGCTGTAGAGCCCCTTCAAAAAAACGCTGTGGCTCACCCCGTCAACTACATTATCGCTCTTCCCCCCTTCCCCCTGGGTCAGCCGCTGGTAAGCCAGTCGGCTGTCAAAAGAAAGCCGCTCCGAGACCGATGTCCGGACCAGCAGCTCGATCTGACGGGAAAAGCTTTCGCCCGGCTGATACACCCTGGCTTCCAGGCTGGTCAGCGTCGCGGACACCCCGTTTTCAATCTGACAATTAAATTCCGTCGAGACAAAGGGAAGAGGGGCAAGTTTCAAGCTATATAATGTAGAAACCGTATCTGAGCTATTATCTTTGACCAAGTAATTTGGAGCATCCTGTTTGGCGATCGAATAGGCATGGCGGTATTTTTGCAAACAGCTGATCAGAGCAAGATCGTTGGGGATAAGGTTGACCTCAGCCTGTGATTGTTCGTTAAAATAAGTGATCCGGTCAAGCCGAGACAGTTTCGTAAAGTTTGGCTTAAAAAGGTATTTCAGTCGGATCAGCCGGCTTGGGCGCAGGTCAAGAGAAAAAGAACCGGTTTGCTTGGAAACCGCTTCGGTCGAGGTATAATCCTCGGTCAACGAAGAGATCGAATACTTCCCTTCGGTCCTGACGGCATCGGCCGGAGCGGCCCGGTAAGCCAGGTCGGCAACATCGGTTACCCCCAGAGCGCTGTCGTCGATGTGGTCAAACGCGACAGAAGAAAAAAAGCCCTTCCCCGGCGTGGCCGCCAAATTAACGTTGTAATGTTTTTTGTCCGGACGGCTCCCGTCAGGCTCTTCCCGGTCTTCAAGTTCAAAGTTGGAAGCAATAGAAAAGAGGTCATTCCCCTGGCTGGCCAAGCCAAAGTTCGCCCGGTTGTAATTTGTCGTTTCCATTGATGGGGCATGGTCGACCCACTCTTCGCGAGCCGCTTTCAGGCTGGCCGACAAGAAGCCAAAGCGGGCATTGCTCTCACCAGCTTTACGGGTGATCACCCTTTCGAGAGCGGCACCGGATACCGGGTCGTTGCTATCTTTGGTTTGTGAATATTCGTATTCCAGCGACGGCAGATTTTCCGGGGTCAGGCCGGCAGCCGCGCTCTGGAGCTCGGTCTTATAAACGATCCCTTCTTTATCGTATCGGTTGAAGTCGACTTTGGTTCTTGCAGTAAACAAAGAGTTTGGCCGGTAGCTTATCCCTCCGCCGTATTGCAACAGGTCCTGTTGAGGCGCCGGATCGGCGATCGCCGAAAAATCAGGATCGATCCGTTTAACCGCGCCGGTCAAACCGATCGTCCCCAACTGCTGGCTTAAATTGAATTTATACGCTCCGCCGCCAAGGCGGGGCAAAGAATTGGAAAAAAGATCAGGGTTCTGGTCGGAGTACGCCAGCTCCCCGCTGAAAGCGCCGGAATCTGTCAATAACGAGCCATCAAGGCCGAAAACAGAGTGACTGCGCGGCAGGCTCTCTGCTGTGGCCAGGGAACTGATCCCCGCTGAAGCATCGGAATCGTTAATATATGTTCCGCCCAGTTTAGCATTCTCGCCAAATTTGACCGTTGGCCGGACCGCGTAAGTAACGTGTTGATACTGCGCTTCGGAATCGTCAAAATCAACCTCGACAACCGACGTCGTTAAAATGGTCCGGCGTTTGAAAGTTATAACTCCGGCATCATAATCGATCGAGTAATCGTCTCCGCGGCGCTGGCGTTCGCCATTTAAATAAACCCGCTCCGAATTTATGACCACTTTTTGGGTCGCGCCCAGGCGGTATGGTCCCTGGGTCCCATCCCCGTAAAACCGGCTGGCCCGCGCCACCCCCTTGGGAGAAGAATAAAGAGCGGTCAGCCCCAAGCGGCCGTATTCACCCTTGAGCTGAACACCGGAAAGAACTTTATTGAGCCGGGCAAATTCGGTCTCGTTCAGGTCGGCGGTAAAATCCCCAAAATAGGCTTCGGTGCTTGCCCGCTTGATCAGGACCGAAACCCGATCGTCGCGCTGGCTGTTTTGGGCCGTTCCGGCAATACTGGTACTGATCAAGTTGGCGTCAATTTGAGTCTCCCCGGCCTGGCAGGCGATGCTTAAACGGAGCGATTCCTCCCGCGATAAACCAGGCGCATAGCCTTCTCTGCTCCCCTCCAGGCTTCTCGAAGTAAAACTCAAGCTCTTCGTCCCTTTAATGACCAAAGGGAGCATATCACCTCTGGCAAGGCCATGAGAGCTCTCTTGGTTCATTACAGGAAGAACTACAAATGGTTCTCCTTCTTCAGCGACCAAACTATTCTCCTTTTTAAGCAACAACCTGGCAGGCGGCTCATTCAGCCGGTACCAAACCTTTGAGTTCTCCCAATAATAAAGGTTAGGCTTATTTCCCACCTGCTTTATCCAAACAAAGAAAAAGTGCCACCCAACCTGATAATCGTCGGGAATTTGAAACTTTCCCCACCAATAACCATCCCGATAGCTCATGGGAATTTCACGGAACCGATCTGAATAAAGAGTGACTTTCTGGGCCGCCTTAAAGCTCCGCAAACGGAGGGTGATCTTCTCTCCCACAACTGGAGGATAGCTCGGATAAATACTTAAGTAATAGTTTTTGGCATATATGGCATCTTCCAACGCAACTAACGCGGAGGCCGCGCTGATCGCACAAATGGCCCAACAAATTATGATAATTGTTTTTCTCATAAAAACAGTGTTACTCCAATATCGACTATTACTCGTCAATATTTCACAATATATTGTCGATTTTTCGTCAATAAATGGAGCTACCGCTGTCTATGTAAGAAAGCAAATCTATTGCCAATTAATATGAATAGCGCCAACCCAGGGTCAAGGATATTTCAGAGGTGTTATTGGTTGGCCATTTTGCGGTCGAGCTGCCTATAGTGATCCATGGGGAACCATCATAATGCAGCCAACGGTAGCCTAAACTTGCTTCAATGATCGAGTCGGTAGTCAGCAGGCAGAAAAAAGATCCCCGGCCATAATATGAAATACCTGGAGAAGAGAAATTAAAATCGGGAAGAAGGGTATTGCTTGATAAAACATTGACCGGATAAACCAGCCCGACTTGATAACCGAACCAAAATGGCTGGGCCCCTTGCTTACCCCTCGCTTCGACAAAGACATTTTTAGAAACAATCGTTTCGATCGACCGGTCAAGGCTTTGCCTGACACCGTTAACAACAAAATTATTTCTGATCTGTTCGGCTTTGGAAAGCGAAAACCCGGAAAGGAGCTCCAAATATCGGGCAAAGGAATACCCGCCGTAAAACTCCACGCTGGTGATCGCGTATGAAAGATCATTAGTCTGCGTAAGGCTGTCATTAAAACGCCAGCTCTCCCTGGCGGCCGCGGCAAAAACCGGCAAATTTGAGCCTAAGCCAAGAAAAGTCTGATCCCAGTACATTTCCAGTCGACCACGCAAGGCATAAGTCAAAGTGTCGGCAACCGAATCGATCCGGCCAATAGTTCCAGTTGATGGATCGGGATAGTTCAGGACCTGTTCCCGATAATTCACAAAGCTCGGTCCAAGGTCAAACTCGCTAAAAAAGCGGGGACTGGCAAAAGCCGCTTCAACAAACAGCAAAAAAAACAAGAGCAAAAGAGCGCGCATTCAAACTCCTTTAATTTCGACGATCTTGGTCCGGCTCTTAGCTCCACTGATTATCCGGACAGCGCTTTTTTTTATCTGATAATGCTCTGCGAGAAAATTGACCAGCGCTTCATTAGCCGCTCCTTCAACCGGCGGCGCCAGGAGATAGACCTTTATCCGACCATCTTCTTCGAGCAACCGCTCCTTTTTGGCATTAGGAACGACCCGAACGGTCAGCCGCATTACATCCCCGGCAGTGAGAGGCCGCCGGTCATCTTGGACATTCTCTTGGCCATGTCCTGCTTGGCAGTGTGCATGGTCTTGTTGACC contains:
- a CDS encoding DUF167 domain-containing protein — encoded protein: MRLTVRVVPNAKKERLLEEDGRIKVYLLAPPVEGAANEALVNFLAEHYQIKKSAVRIISGAKSRTKIVEIKGV